The genome window TAGTTATATATAAAATGAAAAACTGTTTAATTTACCAGGAAGACAAACACAGGGAGGGAGTATCTCATTTAGGCAAAAACAAACAACAGTAATCCAAAACCCGTTCAAAAATTTTTTATTGTTGAGGGTTATTTTGCTGTCAATAATTTGAAATTGACATATATGTTAGATTCAAAGAAGAAACCTTAAAAGTTTTCACAACATTTAGTGAGTAAAAAGCATTTATGAACCTAGGGGAAAAAAGCACTACTGCTAAAACCGTTTACCATGATAATTTTATTGATCGTTTATTTATCGCCTTCTTTTGCCGTAAAATGGCGATCGCACTGGGGACAACAACAACCCTAAAAGGCTATGATGCCTTTGTGGATTTATCTCAAAAAATGGTTCAAGGGCGAAATCCTCAAGAGCAACAAGACTTAGTCGAAATAGTTCTAAAATCCTTGATACCATCTCCCATACTATACCTTACCCGTACTTTTGTTCCTGCCAATAAATGGGTATGTGAAGCCAATGCCAAGTTTGCCAAAATTTTATTTCCATGGTTAGTAGGGGTTTGTGAGTTACGAGAAGTAGAAATTGAAGACCAAAATAACCAAAAAATAGTACAAAATAGTGGAGTACATATCAAAAAATGTCGCTATCTCGAACAAAGTGGCTGTGCAGCCATGTGTATTAATATGTGCAAGTTACCCACTCAAAAGTTTTTTACCGAGTCTTTCGGCATTCCTGTCACCCTAACTCCCAATTTTGAAGACTTTAGTTGTGAAATGGTATTTGGACAAAATCCCCCTCCTTTCCATGAAGAAGATGCGTCTCGTCAACCCTGTCTCAAAGAGGTATGTGATACTGCCGTAACTTCCTCCTTCAGTAAAAATATCTCCCCTTGCCCTAAAATAGCCAAGTAACTCCTAGGGAATTATCCATTAATTTTATGGTCACAACTCATTTACCCATTTTCTCTGATAATCAAGAATGGCTGTCTTAATTTGACCAATAAGGGGGATAATTGTTAGTTAACGTTTATAAAGTATAGTAAAAGTTAACATTTAATTGAATGCACATTGCTTGGCTAGGGAAAAAAACACCTTTCTGTGGAAACGTGACATACAGCAGAGAAATTACTAATGCTTTGATGTCTAGGGGCTACAAGGTTAGTTTTCTCCATTTTGGTCAAGAAAATGATGATTCTATAGATGACCCTTACAATGCAGAGGTTAATTTACCTTTTATTTATAAATCTCAAATATATACCATTCCCACTCCTAAATCTAGTCAAATTTTATTACGATCGCTTCAGGAATTGCAACCCGATTTAGTCCATGCCTCCCTAGGGCGTGTCATCAATTAAGCCATATAACGACTGCGGCTAGATAAATAGCACCAAGAAAATTTATTTTTCGTTTATCATACCTAGTGGCTATGGCTCTATATTGTTTTAATCGGGCAAAAAAGTTCTCAATCAAATGTCTTGCTTGATATAAATACTTATCATATTCTCGTTGTTCTTTTCTATTTCTTTTTGGTGGAATAACCGCTATTTTATCCTGCTTCTTTAGCTTTTCCAGAACTCTTTCATCCGCATCATAACCTTTGTCCCCTAACAAAATATCTGCCTTTATTTCTTTTAGTAAAACATCTGCACCGTCCAAATCACATTTTTGTCCTCCGGTGAGGAAAAAACCTGTAGGATTACCTAATGCGTCAACCGTAGTATGAATTTTTGTACTTAAACCTCCTTTACTTCGACCTATTGCTTCCTCGTTTTTATCCCCCCTTTTGCACCAGCACTATGCTGGTGTGCTCTTACTATGGTTGAATCAATCATGGCATATTCATCGTCACTATCTCCTGCCAAAATTTGAAAAACCTTTTCCCAGACACCTTTTTTATTCCAACGACTAAAACGAGTATGAACCACTCGAAAATCACCAAATCGACTAGGTAAATCTCGCCAAGGAATACCAGCTCGATACCTGTACAATACCGCTTCGACAAAAAGTCGATTATCTTTGGCGGTGACTCCCACTGTACCAAATCGACCCGGTAATAAATCTTTAATTTTTTCCCATTGATCGTCTCTCAAACCATACCTGCGCATCTCTACCATATCCTCACTTTTGTCACAATTACTATCATCCTTATTTTATCTGTTATTCTCTTCTATTTGATGACACGCCCTAACCCTTTCTCCCCTAGATTTTAAGCTACCCGAAATTTGTCAACAACTCAATATTCCCCTCGTTGCTACCTTTCATCCCCCCTTCGATAGCCATTGGCGCAACATCAAATCTAGTACCCAATATCTAACCTATCAACTATACGCCCCCACTTTAGCTCGTTATGATAAGACCATTGTCTTTTCTCAATTACAACGGGATTTATTAATTAAGTTAGGAGTTGCTCCACAAAAACTGGCTATTATTCCCAATGGAGTCGATACGGACAAATATAAACCAGGACAGTCTTATTTTAAACAACAATTTCCAGACCATCATCTTTATGTGTATCAAGGTAGGGTAGCCGTAGAAAAAAATGTAGAATCTCTTTTGAAGGCTTGGAAATTATCTTCTCTCAAAAATGATAGTCGTTTATTAATCGTTGGTGATGGACACCTTACCCCCAATCTTAAAGGTAATTATAACCAAGATGATGGCATTATATGGTTAGGAGCGATCGCCGATGAAACTAAACGTATCGATATACTAAGGGGAGCAGACGTATTTATCTTACCATCCTTAGTAGAAGGATTATCCCTTTCACTCCTAGAGGCCATGGCCTGTGGTTTAGCCTGTGTCGCCACCGATGCAGGTGCCGACGGAGAAGTATTAGCCAATGCAGGTATTATTCTTAGTACCCAAGGAGTCACCACCCAACTAAAAACCGTACTACCCATGTTTTCTCACCATCCAGAATTATCCTCCTTGTTAGGGAAAAAAGCCAGAGCAAGAATTTTAGAAAAATACACCCTTCACGATAACGTCACCAAATTAGAAAAACTCTATCTTAGTTTACACAATAGAATTCTCATATAAGACAAAAATTTCCAGCATTGCTTAGTCATGTTATGAAATATGATTGAATGACGCTAGAAATTGAGACATCAAAATATTATCAGCATTGCCTGTTCTCTGCGGAGGTTTACTCCACAATTTTAATCAGCAAATAAAAACATTTTAATTCCTTATTCTTTATGCGATCGCCTGATTATTTATTTATATAAAATAAAAGATAATACTAAATCCCGTTTCAATAATATACTAATTAGGGCGGGGAACAGGGAACGGATAGTAATTGTTTATTGTCAATTGTTACACGGTGAATAATAGTAAACTCTACTAATCGGATTTGGTATAAGTAGGTTGGCGAAATTAATTATAGCTGTTATTTTATTAAGACTCTTATAAACAAGGGGTTTAAACCCCTTGCCTAAATCCATTTAATTATGCCTACTTACTTAACTAAAAATTGAGAAAAATAAATTGTAGTATATGTAAGTTTTGAATTCTCAAGAGTTATGTAATCAATTAATAGTAAGTAAAAATGGAAAGTGAAAAAAGAGGGTTAAGTAACCTGAGTTAGTTGATTGACTCTCTTGAATTTAGGCTCAGTAAGGGACAGAAATATTTAATTGTCCATTATCTATTATTTCTAGTAATTGAAAAATTACTCCCGTTGCCCATGCTTGGGGTAAACAAGCCACTGGGTATTTTACGGGGGTATGATTTTCTTGGCGGGAAAAGCCACAGAATAGCTCTGAGGGGCGATTATTCGGTTGTAGGCTAATCATGGCAATTAATCCTTCTGTCACTATTAGGGCTTGATCTACCATACCGATGTGATGTAATCCTTGGGCAATGATGGCACTGTCATGGGGCCACACAGAGCCTAGATGATAGCCCATGGGGTTATAGGCAGGGGATAGACTGCTAAGGGTACGAATGCCCCAACCACTAAACAAATCGGGCTTACAGAGACGATCGCCCACAGCCCTAGCTTTTTCATGGGTAAAAATATCCCATAGTAAACAGTGACCAGGATTAGAAGTAATACTATCGATGGGATTGCCCGTTTCATCTAAGCCCAAAGCACAATAATTTTCCGACTCTAGCCAAAAATCACGGTTGAACCTTTCTTTTAGTTCCTCCGCTTCAATTTTCCATTTTTGAGCAAGAGATAAATCTCCTATGATTGATGCAATTTCGCTCATCCTGATTTTTGCCCCATATACATAACCCTGTACCTCGCAAAGGGCGATCGCACCTTCTACCAATTCTCCCCGACTGTTAACAATACAATCACCCGAATCCTTCCAACCCTGATTCTGAATACCCCTGGAGGAGCGACATAAATAGGTTAGATAGCCTGTTTTTTTTGATTGGTCATCAATCCAGTTCATAGCGGCGATCGCATTTGACCATAACTTATCAAGAATATCTCGATCTCCAGTGCGATGAAAATAATCCGCCAACAAAATCAACCATAGGGGAGTAGCATCCACCGAACCATAGTAGGGGGTATGGGGAATCTCATCACACCTTGCCAACTCTCCTAACCTTAACTCATGGAGAATTTTCCCAGGGGATTCATCTCGCCAATCGTTATTCTCCGAACCTTGAAAATGTGCCAACGTCAGAAGAGTATCCCTAGCAATGCGAGAATCAAACGTTAAAGTTTGTCTTGCCGCAATCAAAGAATCCCGTCCAAACAAAGTCGAAAACCAAGGAATCCCCGCCACTAAAACCTTACCAAATCCAAAAGATTGTAGTAATAAATAAATATCCTCCTGAGCTTGTTCAATAATATTATTTATCACCGTGGAATCAGTACGAATTTTAGTAATTCCCTGATACCATTCCTCCTCCTCCCTTTTTGCCTCCTTGATTGCCCCTTGATAACTTTCAGGTAATGCAACATAGGAGCTAGGTTGATCATTCATTTTCGTCTGTAAATAGTAACCGAACTGAAAAACCTCTTGACTGTCAATCTTTACGTGCCAGACGACTGTATTACCCTTAATATAATCGGGCGGATGATGACAAAAATTAATTAAAGACTCTGCCAAAGAATTATCTAAACCTTGATAAGCAAAACTCAAATAATTATCTTCTATCGATAACTGTTTTAAATGTTGTCCTCTGTGATTGCGGCGATCATAATTTCTAATTTTAAATAAATCTTTAAAATCAGCCTGAAAACTTAAACTTACCTCAAACTCCAAAGGTGACGTACTATAGTTGCGCAGCTCGATTTCTTCCCACAAAGCACCGCGTAAGGCAATTTTCCTTTTGATACCCACTGCTCCCGGTTTTAAAACTCCCTTAATGGTAGGATTCGTACTATCAACAATGATAGAGTAACCTGTTTCGGCACAACTACCCAACAACACAGGGGAAACCCCTTCTATCTGTAACTCTGAACGACTCAAAAAACGGGTATCCTGACAAAATAACCCTGTCACGGTGTACTTTTGAGTATCAGCATAGGCAACTGTGTTTCCCAATGTATCTGTAATCAGAAATAAGTCATTGTCTTTAATAACGAGAGTGGGTTGACTTTGAAAATCTACGGCATAGGGTAGCTCTGATAATTCATTATCTAAAGCGGGTAAAAAGTTTTTACCATATAACTGATATGTTTTTTGAGCCATAGTTATTTAATAGACAATTAATAGTTGAGAATTGAGAATTAAACTTGATTCAATTTTGTTTTTTATAATACCAACGGGAAATAGGGTGGGCATTGCCCACCATTCTCAGGTTAACTAACTTTGGGTAAAATAACTCCTTTGGGACGACCATTGATAGAAGCAAAGCGTTGTTCTATTAGTTTCGTGTAAACTTCCTCGTAACCTTCGGTCATGTGTCTTGCACTAAATTTTTGCACCACATGATCTCGACAGGCAAGGCGATTTATATTACCTATTTTATCTATGGCACTAATCATCTCATCTAGGTTTTGGCATAGAAAACCTGTTTTTCCATGGGCGATAACTTCAGGGGCGGCCCCCATGGCGATCGCAATTACGGGAGTACCTGTTGCCATGGACTCTGTCATCACTAACCCAAAAGGTTCGCGCCAATTAATGGGGAATAAAGTGGCGATCGCACCTCCTATCAATTCACTTTTTTCTTTAGAACTAATTTCTCCCATCAACTGGATTTGTTTACCATCCACATGAACTAGAATTTCCCTTTCAAAAAATTCTCGATCAACTTCATCCACCTTACAGGCCATTTTTAATTTATAACCCGTACGCTTAGCTATTTCTATGGCACGGTGCGCACCTTTTTCAGGAGATACCCGCCCTAAAAAAGCTAAATATGGTTCTTTATCTGGGTGACTATGAAACTGATAAGCATCGATATTGATGCCATTATAGACATTCCCTACATAGTTTAAGTCGGGTAAAGGTTCCCGTTGAGAATAGGAAATACTCACATAATTTTGACGTTTACATTGACCAAACAAAAATCTATTTTCTGCGGATAAAGGGCCATGTAAAGTGTGAACAGTAGGTGTTTTCGTAAAATTAGCATAGGGTAGTGCTGCATAATCCACATGGGAATGAATTATGTCAAACTCATCAGCACGTTTATATACTTCTTGTAATTCCAAATTGAGATAAACATTGTAATCTTTCACTGTACTATCAGTACGGATAGCACGGGGATAAACAGAGTTTAGTTTGGCTAAGGTGCCAGAATCTCCCGAAGCGAACAAGGTAACTTCATGACCTCGTTTTACCAGTTCATCAGTCAACAAAGCTACCACTAATTCAATTCCGCCGTAGCCTGTGGGAGGAACTGTTTCCCACAATGGCGCAACTTGAGCGATACGCATATGTAACCTCCTTTATTATTTTGAGATTAAAATATTAAAAATATTGTAATTATGAATTGATTAAATATACTTAAGTAAAGTGATCATTCATACGTAAGTATTTGTCTCTTAATCCTAGTTAATAAACTATCCTTGTTGTCTGTAGTAGTTACCGTACTTAATGTTCGGATATTTCTACGAATTTTTGTGTGCTTTTATTGAATTTTATGTTAAGTATTAACTTACTTGACTAAGATTAAAGTTTTGAGTTTTTGTTCGTTAAAAATACTTTCCTTATTGTCACTTCAAGAAAAAATATAATTGGTCACAATATTAAGTGCGGAAGGTTGGCTTAATTATCTATCTTAAAATGTCGTTCGGTCTGGAATTTTGCACTGAGGGAGAGGATGGATTGGTCAAATTCCAGAAAATCAAGGATAAACGCCTGTTCAATTCAACAGGAGTATATTATATCTGCGGATGCTCCCTACCCCAATTACCATGTTCAAGCGAAGGCACTAACTAAAGCTAGAAAGGAAAACCCCAGACTAGCTTCTGTAAATGCACAAGTACAGCAACAAGTCTTAAGGACTCTGGAGAGAGCTTTTTTAGACCGTGAACGTAAAGGATTAGGGTATCCTCGTTTCAAAAAACATAGTCGGATGCGGTCATTCGTTTTTCCTCAAATGCTTAAAAATTGCATTAAAGGTAATCGAATCAAATTACCGCAATTAGGTTGGGTTAAATTTAGACAATCTCGTCCACTTCCCGATGGTTTCTTGGTAAAACAAGCTCGGATAGTGAGAAAAGCTACAGGATATTTTGTCATATTGTCCTTGCACTCAGATGTGGATATTCCCCAACCAATCCCTCATGGTCATCCTAAAGGTTTGGACATCGGCTTTATCTCAGCTGTGGTAACATCCGATAATGAACCCATCCCTAGACCTAGGTTCTTAAATAAGTATTCACGGGAGTTGAAAAGACTACAACGAATGCTGAAAAAGAAACAGAAAGGGTCTTGTGGATGGAAAAAGTTACAAAAGCGTATCGCTCGTTTACATTTTAAGACTACTCTCCCATCGTAAAGATTACCATTTCAAACTTTCCCATCATTTAGTGAAGGATGCAGGGATGATATTTGTCGAGGATATAAATTTCCGAATGTGGCAACGGTCATTCTTGTCAAAATCTAGTGCCGATTTTGGTTTTGGACAGTTCATTGATATTTTGGAATGGGTGTCTTTCCGAACAGATACTTACTTCTCCAAAGTAGATCACCGTTACACAAGTCAGGAGTGTCCTGAATGTGGGGCTAGAACAGGGAAGAAGGACTTAAAGGAACGAGTACACGAATGTCCAGAGTGTGCTTACACCACTGGGCGAGATCATGCTTCTGCTTTAGTAATCAGGAATCGTGGTTTAGATTTAGTGGCGGTCGGGCAGCCCGTCCAAGAAAAAGCGAGTGGAGATGGTCGCAGCGGGGGCGAGTTTACTCGTCTAGCCACGAATCTGTGAAGCTAGAATCCCCCGACATAATCTTTGATTTGTCGGTGGGAGTGTCAAATTTTTATATGTATAAGTTTTCGTTACAATAACCATAGGTAAATATTTATGTATCAATTAGGTAAAGCAAAAGAACATGGCGAGTGGTAAAAACCCCGACAATAATAGTTTATCCCAGAGAGAATTAGAAATTTTGGAGCTGGTAGCTACTGGCTTAACCAATAATGATATTGCGGAAAAATTGGAAATCAGCAAAAGAACAGTAGATAACCATATTAGTAATATCTTAACTAAAACGAAGACTGATAATAGAGTCGAGTTAGTTCGTTGGGCTTTGCAGTGGGGCAAAATTTGTCTTGATGAAGTTAATTGTTGTACGTTACCTGAGCATCTACCTTCAGAATAAACAATTAATCCTCTATTTTGATCATTAATTTCTTTTTAAAATATTTTATTTTTTAAATAGGTTTAATTAAAACAAACATTTAAGATGATAGTTACTCATACGAATACTTAACATAAAAGTTTTAAAAATATTTATATAGTATAGTAAAATATTATCATAAGTAATAAATCTAATTGTTTTTATTTGTCCTTTGAACTCTACTAATAATTCTGATAAAATTCAGTCTTCATTGTATTTTAACCCGCTTAAAAATGACCATGATTATATAGTTGTTGATACTGAAGGGCAAGATATTCTTAGGGAAATTGCTATTATCGATAATCAGGGAAAATTAGTCTATGAAGCCTTTGTAGAAGGGCATTATAATAATGGTTCACAAAAAATTAAATGTAAATCTTTAATACAAATTATTGATGATTTAGATAATTTATTACAGGGAAAAAATATTATATGTCATTCCGCAACCCATGATAAAAAGATATTAAAAAATAGTTTTCAAGCTACTACAAAAAAGTTTCCTGTTTGTAAATTTGTTTGTACTTTTCAACTTGCAAAAAGGTATTATCCTCACTATCCTAACTATTCTCTTGGGTATCTTAGTAAACAACTG of Cyanobacterium sp. HL-69 contains these proteins:
- a CDS encoding Glycosyltransferase, translated to MRIAQVAPLWETVPPTGYGGIELVVALLTDELVKRGHEVTLFASGDSGTLAKLNSVYPRAIRTDSTVKDYNVYLNLELQEVYKRADEFDIIHSHVDYAALPYANFTKTPTVHTLHGPLSAENRFLFGQCKRQNYVSISYSQREPLPDLNYVGNVYNGINIDAYQFHSHPDKEPYLAFLGRVSPEKGAHRAIEIAKRTGYKLKMACKVDEVDREFFEREILVHVDGKQIQLMGEISSKEKSELIGGAIATLFPINWREPFGLVMTESMATGTPVIAIAMGAAPEVIAHGKTGFLCQNLDEMISAIDKIGNINRLACRDHVVQKFSARHMTEGYEEVYTKLIEQRFASINGRPKGVILPKVS
- a CDS encoding transposase, whose protein sequence is MWQRSFLSKSSADFGFGQFIDILEWVSFRTDTYFSKVDHRYTSQECPECGARTGKKDLKERVHECPECAYTTGRDHASALVIRNRGLDLVAVGQPVQEKASGDGRSGGEFTRLATNL
- a CDS encoding transposase — translated: MDWSNSRKSRINACSIQQEYIISADAPYPNYHVQAKALTKARKENPRLASVNAQVQQQVLRTLERAFLDRERKGLGYPRFKKHSRMRSFVFPQMLKNCIKGNRIKLPQLGWVKFRQSRPLPDGFLVKQARIVRKATGYFVILSLHSDVDIPQPIPHGHPKGLDIGFISAVVTSDNEPIPRPRFLNKYSRELKRLQRMLKKKQKGSCGWKKLQKRIARLHFKTTLPS
- a CDS encoding bifunctional glycogen debranching enzyme, whose translation is MAQKTYQLYGKNFLPALDNELSELPYAVDFQSQPTLVIKDNDLFLITDTLGNTVAYADTQKYTVTGLFCQDTRFLSRSELQIEGVSPVLLGSCAETGYSIIVDSTNPTIKGVLKPGAVGIKRKIALRGALWEEIELRNYSTSPLEFEVSLSFQADFKDLFKIRNYDRRNHRGQHLKQLSIEDNYLSFAYQGLDNSLAESLINFCHHPPDYIKGNTVVWHVKIDSQEVFQFGYYLQTKMNDQPSSYVALPESYQGAIKEAKREEEEWYQGITKIRTDSTVINNIIEQAQEDIYLLLQSFGFGKVLVAGIPWFSTLFGRDSLIAARQTLTFDSRIARDTLLTLAHFQGSENNDWRDESPGKILHELRLGELARCDEIPHTPYYGSVDATPLWLILLADYFHRTGDRDILDKLWSNAIAAMNWIDDQSKKTGYLTYLCRSSRGIQNQGWKDSGDCIVNSRGELVEGAIALCEVQGYVYGAKIRMSEIASIIGDLSLAQKWKIEAEELKERFNRDFWLESENYCALGLDETGNPIDSITSNPGHCLLWDIFTHEKARAVGDRLCKPDLFSGWGIRTLSSLSPAYNPMGYHLGSVWPHDSAIIAQGLHHIGMVDQALIVTEGLIAMISLQPNNRPSELFCGFSRQENHTPVKYPVACLPQAWATGVIFQLLEIIDNGQLNISVPY
- a CDS encoding LuxR family transcriptional regulator — translated: MASGKNPDNNSLSQRELEILELVATGLTNNDIAEKLEISKRTVDNHISNILTKTKTDNRVELVRWALQWGKICLDEVNCCTLPEHLPSE